One stretch of Brevibacillus laterosporus DNA includes these proteins:
- a CDS encoding M20/M25/M40 family metallo-hydrolase gives MNVINQERILAEFLELVQIDSETKEEAVIAEVLKDKLASLGFSVEEDDVASKTEHSANNLFATLEGTAKGTAILFSSHMDTVVPGKGVKPSIKDGYVVTDGTTILGADDKAGIAAIFEAIRTLKEQNLPHPSIQVVLTVGEESGLVGSRHMDASKLKAEMGFILDSTGKVGEIVKAGAGQYRVVTKIHGKAAHAGVNPEDGVSAITVASKAISRMPLGRIDEDTTANIGRFEGGRAYNIVTDYVEIWSEARSMVNEKLEVQVKKMTSAFEEVASELGATCENDVKFMYSGYKFDESTPVLQKAIAAVKRVGREPKLTSSGGGSDGNVFNGHGIPSVNFGIGYEEIHTKNERMPIEELYKASELVLAVIAECVE, from the coding sequence ATCAATGTGATTAATCAAGAACGTATTCTTGCAGAGTTTTTGGAACTAGTCCAAATTGACAGTGAAACAAAAGAAGAAGCAGTGATTGCCGAAGTATTGAAGGATAAATTAGCGAGCTTGGGCTTTTCTGTAGAGGAAGATGATGTTGCCTCAAAAACAGAACATAGCGCGAACAACCTGTTTGCTACCCTAGAAGGTACTGCAAAGGGTACTGCTATTCTGTTTAGCAGTCACATGGATACCGTCGTTCCAGGTAAAGGTGTAAAGCCTTCTATTAAAGATGGTTATGTGGTAACGGATGGCACGACGATTCTGGGTGCTGATGACAAAGCAGGTATCGCTGCGATCTTTGAAGCGATCCGTACGTTAAAAGAACAGAACTTACCTCATCCATCTATTCAGGTTGTATTGACCGTAGGCGAGGAATCTGGCCTAGTGGGCTCCCGTCATATGGATGCAAGCAAGTTAAAGGCAGAGATGGGCTTCATTTTGGATTCCACAGGTAAAGTGGGCGAGATCGTCAAGGCTGGAGCTGGTCAATATCGCGTTGTTACCAAAATTCATGGAAAAGCTGCTCATGCTGGCGTTAATCCGGAAGATGGTGTGAGTGCTATCACTGTTGCTAGCAAGGCTATTTCGCGTATGCCGCTTGGACGTATTGACGAAGATACGACTGCAAACATTGGTCGTTTTGAAGGTGGTCGTGCCTACAATATCGTAACAGATTACGTAGAGATTTGGTCAGAGGCACGCAGTATGGTAAATGAAAAGCTAGAAGTACAAGTGAAGAAAATGACGAGTGCATTTGAGGAAGTCGCTTCCGAACTAGGGGCTACTTGCGAAAATGATGTGAAGTTTATGTATTCCGGCTATAAATTTGATGAGAGCACCCCTGTGTTGCAAAAGGCGATTGCCGCTGTTAAGCGCGTAGGTCGTGAGCCGAAACTAACAAGTAGTGGTGGCGGTAGCGACGGTAACGTATTTAACGGACACGGTATCCCTTCTGTTAACTTTGGTATCGGGTATGAAGAGATACATACAAAAAATGAACGGATGCCTATAGAAGAATTGTACAAGGCGTCTGAATTGGTACTAGCTGTTATCGCTGAGTGTGTAGAATAA
- a CDS encoding TIGR00375 family protein has product MLTSIFADLHIHIGGTMSGKAVKITASRKMTLQSILEEASERKGMEIIGVIDAHAPEVQAELQELIDRKIAVAHPDGGIHYKRTMLLLGCELEIKEPDRGEAHFLCYMPDLRRMRLFTEWLAVRCKNVHLSSQRVYTRLRELQNFVYQHDGLMIPAHIFTPHKGLYGSCTDHLSEVADPTFIYAVELGLSANTDMADRLQELHGKTFVTNSDAHSLVKIGREYQVILQKEPSYQEWVMAMRREKQRRVECNYGLSPQLGKYHQTACQGCGSMESENDVGRCPACGYKRMVRGVSQRIEQLADIPVGVHPPHRPPYVEQIPLEFLPGVGPKLRQKMYEQIGTEMDVLHRADEETLRRVLGEKVTSLILKARRGELLIQAGRAGIYGKVIGEIGE; this is encoded by the coding sequence ATGCTAACATCTATTTTTGCAGATTTACATATTCACATTGGCGGAACAATGTCAGGTAAAGCGGTTAAAATCACGGCCTCCCGAAAAATGACTCTACAAAGTATTTTGGAGGAGGCTTCCGAGCGTAAAGGGATGGAAATAATTGGTGTTATTGATGCGCATGCTCCTGAGGTACAAGCTGAATTGCAAGAATTAATTGATCGAAAAATAGCGGTTGCTCATCCCGATGGAGGAATTCATTATAAACGAACGATGCTATTGCTTGGCTGTGAGCTTGAGATTAAGGAACCAGACCGGGGAGAAGCTCATTTTTTGTGCTATATGCCTGATTTGCGTCGAATGCGTCTGTTCACAGAATGGTTGGCTGTTCGTTGCAAGAATGTACACCTTAGTTCACAGCGCGTGTATACAAGGCTCCGGGAGCTTCAGAACTTTGTTTATCAGCATGACGGGCTGATGATCCCGGCCCACATATTTACGCCTCATAAAGGCCTCTACGGCAGTTGTACAGACCACCTTAGCGAGGTTGCTGATCCTACTTTTATTTATGCGGTAGAGCTAGGATTAAGTGCAAATACTGACATGGCAGATCGATTACAGGAATTGCACGGAAAAACTTTTGTAACAAATTCAGACGCTCATTCATTAGTTAAAATCGGCAGGGAATATCAAGTGATTTTGCAAAAGGAACCAAGCTATCAAGAGTGGGTCATGGCGATGCGACGCGAGAAGCAAAGAAGAGTCGAATGCAACTACGGGCTATCTCCGCAGCTAGGGAAGTATCACCAAACCGCTTGTCAAGGATGCGGTTCCATGGAGAGCGAAAATGATGTTGGCAGATGCCCTGCGTGTGGGTATAAACGGATGGTGAGAGGTGTTAGTCAACGTATTGAGCAGTTGGCTGATATACCAGTAGGGGTTCATCCTCCACACCGACCTCCTTATGTGGAACAGATTCCGTTGGAGTTTTTACCAGGTGTGGGACCAAAATTGCGGCAAAAAATGTATGAACAAATTGGAACGGAGATGGATGTGCTTCATAGGGCTGATGAGGAAACTTTGCGTCGCGTTTTAGGTGAGAAAGTCACTAGTCTGATTCTAAAAGCAAGGCGTGGAGAGCTATTGATTCAAGCCGGTAGAGCAGGGATTTATGGAAAGGTAATTGGAGAAATAGGGGAGTAG
- a CDS encoding DUF4227 family protein: MSFPFRRFMELIRFFLLFVTCSLFSYGVVSYLSHHILPANPYREPSGNAVKVVKWLDNKPVSEWDWYLERLQLFFSEGE, translated from the coding sequence ATGAGTTTTCCATTTCGACGATTTATGGAATTAATTCGATTCTTTTTACTTTTTGTCACTTGTTCCTTGTTCAGTTATGGAGTAGTATCCTACTTATCACACCATATTTTGCCGGCGAATCCATATCGGGAACCTTCAGGGAATGCCGTTAAGGTGGTAAAATGGCTAGACAATAAACCCGTCTCTGAGTGGGACTGGTATTTGGAGCGCCTTCAGCTTTTTTTCTCGGAAGGGGAATGA
- the mciZ gene encoding Z-ring formation inhibitor MciZ, translating to MKLYTDLKQIRLVGKANEIQAALRELSVQPITLQAYLQQTNKQ from the coding sequence ATGAAGTTATATACAGATCTGAAACAAATACGTTTAGTCGGTAAAGCAAACGAAATACAGGCCGCTCTGCGAGAATTATCTGTGCAGCCCATCACGTTACAGGCCTATTTACAACAAACGAATAAACAATAA
- a CDS encoding transcriptional repressor → MEEKIEKIKQQLHSHHYKLTPQREATVRVLLENEADHLSAEDVYLKVKDKAPEIGLATVYRTLELLSELRIIHKMNFGDGVARYDLRDDNAKHHHHHLICLHCGTVDEIFEDLLVGTEEKVKSDYKFAITDHRLSFYGICHRCLDKVNLEDYK, encoded by the coding sequence ATGGAAGAAAAAATAGAAAAGATAAAGCAACAATTACATTCGCACCACTATAAATTGACTCCGCAACGCGAAGCTACAGTTCGTGTCTTACTGGAGAATGAGGCAGATCATCTTAGTGCTGAGGATGTCTATTTAAAGGTAAAAGACAAAGCTCCAGAAATTGGCTTGGCTACGGTGTATCGCACCTTGGAGCTATTGAGTGAGTTGCGGATTATCCATAAAATGAACTTTGGCGACGGTGTAGCACGTTATGACCTCCGTGATGACAATGCTAAACATCACCACCATCACTTGATTTGCTTGCATTGTGGGACGGTGGATGAGATATTTGAAGATTTGTTAGTGGGAACAGAAGAGAAGGTAAAATCGGACTACAAATTTGCTATTACGGATCACCGACTCAGTTTTTATGGAATCTGCCATCGTTGTCTTGATAAAGTTAATTTGGAAGACTACAAGTAA
- a CDS encoding methylmalonyl-CoA carboxyltransferase gives MNNDIYAKIDELYERKNKVELGGGDERIEAQHKRGKLTARERIDLLVDTGTFVELQPFVKHRSHLFGLDRLEAPGEGVVTGYGKVHGRMIYVFAQDFTVFGGALGEMHAKKIANIMDLAAKNGAPIIGLNDSGGARIQEGVVSLDGYGHIFYRNSIYSGVIPQISVILGPCAGGAVYSPAITDFVFMVEKTSQMFITGPKVIETVTGEKISSEDLGGAKVHSSISGVAHFTSETEAEVLEEVRRLLQFLPQNHREEPPVIPFNGEEGNWLEEMLDIVPVAGTKVYDVKKVLTLIVDDGDFMEIQSQFARNVVVGFGRLKGQPVGFIANQPKVMAGGLDIDSSDKLARFIRTCDCFKIPLVTFVDVTGFFPGVNQEHGGIIRHGAKILFAYSEATVPKISVITRKAYGGAYVALNSKAIGADVVYAWPNAEIAVMGPEGAANVIFAKEIEKSEDALGTRQQKITEYREKFANPYVAAEHGMVDDIIDPRETRKYLIHSLDMLKTKQEERPAKKHGNIPL, from the coding sequence ATGAATAATGACATATACGCTAAGATTGACGAGCTTTACGAGCGGAAAAATAAAGTGGAGTTGGGCGGTGGAGATGAACGAATCGAAGCCCAGCATAAGCGGGGGAAGCTGACTGCTCGTGAAAGAATTGATCTGTTAGTAGATACAGGAACTTTTGTAGAGCTACAGCCGTTCGTAAAGCATCGTAGTCATTTGTTTGGTTTGGATCGCTTGGAAGCACCTGGAGAGGGAGTCGTGACAGGATATGGTAAAGTTCATGGGCGAATGATCTATGTGTTTGCCCAAGATTTTACTGTATTTGGCGGTGCATTAGGTGAAATGCACGCTAAGAAAATTGCCAATATTATGGATTTGGCTGCAAAAAATGGAGCTCCCATTATAGGTTTAAATGATTCTGGAGGAGCTCGTATCCAAGAAGGGGTAGTCTCTCTAGATGGCTACGGGCATATATTCTATCGTAATTCTATCTATTCAGGTGTTATTCCGCAGATTTCTGTTATTCTTGGTCCTTGTGCAGGAGGTGCCGTCTATTCGCCTGCTATTACAGATTTTGTGTTCATGGTAGAGAAGACCTCACAGATGTTTATCACCGGTCCCAAGGTAATTGAAACCGTGACGGGAGAGAAGATTTCCAGTGAAGATCTTGGGGGAGCAAAGGTTCATTCCAGTATAAGTGGAGTGGCTCATTTTACGTCGGAAACGGAGGCGGAAGTCCTGGAAGAAGTCCGTCGTTTGTTGCAGTTTTTGCCCCAAAATCACCGTGAAGAGCCTCCAGTTATCCCGTTTAATGGGGAGGAAGGTAATTGGCTGGAAGAGATGCTCGACATTGTCCCAGTCGCTGGAACGAAAGTATATGATGTGAAAAAGGTACTCACCCTTATCGTTGACGATGGCGATTTTATGGAGATTCAATCACAGTTTGCACGAAATGTAGTAGTTGGTTTTGGGCGTCTAAAAGGCCAGCCTGTAGGTTTCATTGCTAATCAGCCCAAAGTGATGGCAGGTGGACTTGACATTGATTCCTCTGATAAATTGGCACGTTTTATCCGTACATGTGATTGCTTTAAAATTCCGTTAGTTACCTTTGTTGACGTGACAGGCTTTTTCCCCGGAGTAAATCAGGAGCACGGAGGCATTATTCGGCATGGGGCTAAAATTTTGTTTGCGTACTCAGAAGCAACTGTACCAAAAATTAGTGTCATTACTCGCAAAGCATACGGTGGTGCTTATGTAGCGCTTAATTCCAAAGCGATCGGTGCAGATGTGGTATATGCTTGGCCTAATGCTGAGATAGCGGTAATGGGTCCGGAGGGGGCAGCTAATGTCATTTTCGCTAAAGAAATCGAGAAAAGTGAAGATGCTCTGGGTACAAGACAACAGAAAATTACTGAATATCGTGAAAAATTCGCCAATCCTTATGTAGCAGCTGAGCATGGCATGGTAGATGATATTATTGATCCACGGGAGACACGAAAATATCTCATTCATTCCCTGGACATGCTAAAGACAAAACAAGAAGAGAGACCGGCTAAAAAACATGGTAATATTCCATTGTAA
- the spoIIM gene encoding stage II sporulation protein M — MRNRFGLGIQLYLKENQSLFLFTIVLFTMGIIFGAVLVNSLDLLQRQELLGFLNYFFTTFDKSGITDSSLHFQQAFGYHLKTILILWVLGMSIIGLPMILLLLFLKGIIVGFTVGFLVGELQWKGVTFALLGVLPQNMLVVPAMLIAGVAGISFSLRLIRTRLVTRRDSIMPHFANYSILVGGMFVIMTAAALLETFLSPLLMQYAIN; from the coding sequence TTGCGTAACCGCTTTGGACTTGGCATCCAACTTTATTTGAAAGAAAATCAGTCCCTCTTTTTATTTACCATTGTCTTGTTCACCATGGGTATTATTTTTGGAGCTGTGCTTGTCAACTCGCTTGATTTGTTACAGCGACAAGAATTGCTCGGCTTTCTCAATTATTTTTTTACTACCTTTGACAAGAGCGGAATAACTGACTCCTCTTTACATTTTCAACAAGCGTTCGGATATCATTTAAAAACAATCTTGATTCTGTGGGTACTGGGTATGTCGATTATTGGATTGCCTATGATCTTACTTTTATTATTTCTCAAAGGAATCATCGTAGGCTTTACTGTTGGTTTTTTGGTGGGAGAATTACAGTGGAAGGGAGTGACGTTTGCTTTGCTTGGCGTCCTTCCACAAAACATGCTAGTTGTACCGGCTATGCTAATTGCGGGAGTTGCAGGTATTTCATTCTCTCTTCGCTTGATTCGCACTAGATTAGTAACACGTCGAGATAGCATTATGCCGCACTTTGCTAATTATTCAATTTTGGTGGGAGGCATGTTTGTAATCATGACAGCGGCAGCTTTATTGGAGACTTTTTTGTCCCCATTATTGATGCAGTACGCCATTAATTAA
- a CDS encoding DUF3866 family protein — protein sequence MQQMMAGHILACVEQRRGLTEVVVQRADGITQRAIYYGYHDDLWVGQTVLLNVTATKLTLGTGGTDFIVAQEPFCNREHYPTKYGHIMKMRYTPLQVAVDSLEEQASPYHELFMQEDLSLAGSLVIVAELHSMLPALCIRLKELMPEARIVYVMTDHAALPISLSQHVHWLVSNNYLQATITTGQAFGGDGECVNTVTGLLAAKHVYQADWIICASGPGGVGTGTPYGFTGLQIADVLHHVDILGGAPLFLPRISFGDRRDRHHGISHHTTTLLKRFMLRPIILPIPVFGDERDQRIDQQVEQSSLSRKHIILRERAGTVSDLASLYERHHLVNLSSMGRNWKEDPSPFLTADAMAKAAYWIRQLIEKV from the coding sequence ATGCAACAAATGATGGCGGGACATATTCTTGCATGTGTGGAGCAACGGAGGGGACTTACTGAAGTAGTGGTCCAACGAGCAGATGGTATAACACAACGTGCTATTTATTATGGATATCATGACGATCTATGGGTAGGGCAAACGGTGTTACTTAATGTGACAGCGACGAAATTAACATTAGGAACAGGTGGAACAGACTTCATTGTGGCTCAGGAACCTTTTTGTAATAGGGAACATTACCCAACAAAATACGGGCATATTATGAAAATGCGCTATACTCCTTTGCAGGTGGCAGTAGATTCGTTGGAGGAACAAGCGAGCCCGTATCATGAGCTATTTATGCAGGAGGATTTGTCTTTAGCCGGTAGCCTGGTGATTGTTGCAGAGCTACATAGTATGCTGCCTGCTTTGTGCATCAGATTAAAAGAATTGATGCCGGAAGCACGTATTGTGTATGTAATGACGGATCATGCCGCACTGCCAATCTCACTTTCACAGCATGTCCACTGGCTTGTAAGCAATAACTATTTACAGGCTACGATTACTACTGGTCAAGCTTTTGGGGGGGATGGAGAGTGCGTCAATACCGTGACAGGCTTATTAGCGGCTAAACATGTATATCAGGCTGATTGGATTATTTGTGCATCGGGACCTGGGGGAGTAGGTACTGGTACGCCTTATGGCTTTACAGGATTGCAAATAGCCGATGTTTTACACCATGTGGATATATTAGGAGGGGCACCGCTTTTTTTGCCGAGAATTAGTTTTGGAGATAGGCGAGACAGGCACCATGGAATTAGTCATCATACAACGACCTTGTTAAAGCGATTTATGCTTCGTCCTATTATTCTACCTATACCCGTGTTTGGAGATGAGCGTGATCAACGCATAGATCAGCAGGTAGAGCAGTCATCCTTGTCACGAAAACATATCATCCTAAGAGAAAGAGCAGGGACGGTATCTGATCTTGCTAGCTTGTATGAGCGACACCACTTAGTGAATCTTTCCTCGATGGGGCGAAATTGGAAAGAAGATCCAAGTCCTTTTCTAACAGCAGATGCAATGGCAAAAGCCGCCTACTGGATACGGCAGCTTATAGAAAAGGTGTGA
- a CDS encoding NUDIX hydrolase, with translation MIQAQHDSLYEKTISTKKIYDGKIISVQVDEVELPNGHTSQREIVKHQGAVAVMPITEDGKLIVVRQFRKPLERSIVEIPAGKLERGEDPLECAKRELEEETGYKAKEYKHISSFYTSPGFADELLHLYMATGLTAGECNPDEDEFVEVMYVTLEEARQLHEAGEIRDAKTVLALFVLENERMNQRL, from the coding sequence ATGATACAAGCTCAGCACGATTCGTTATATGAAAAAACGATCTCTACGAAAAAAATCTATGATGGCAAAATTATTTCGGTTCAGGTCGATGAGGTAGAATTACCAAATGGCCATACATCTCAGCGAGAAATTGTTAAACATCAAGGCGCCGTAGCTGTTATGCCGATCACGGAGGATGGGAAACTGATTGTCGTACGTCAATTTCGTAAGCCATTGGAGCGCTCGATTGTAGAAATTCCTGCTGGCAAGTTAGAGCGGGGAGAAGATCCACTAGAATGCGCTAAACGTGAATTGGAAGAAGAAACGGGCTACAAAGCCAAGGAATATAAACATATCAGTTCGTTTTATACCTCTCCGGGGTTTGCGGATGAATTATTACACCTATATATGGCTACAGGACTGACTGCAGGAGAGTGTAATCCTGATGAAGATGAATTTGTTGAGGTTATGTACGTGACACTAGAAGAAGCTAGACAACTGCACGAAGCTGGGGAGATTCGAGACGCTAAAACCGTTCTTGCGTTATTTGTTTTGGAAAATGAGCGTATGAATCAGCGCTTGTAG